A region from the Amycolatopsis camponoti genome encodes:
- a CDS encoding DUF2339 domain-containing protein translates to MTTEDVLLRLAGEIDDLGRRLAVVGSELRTVRADQPQQAEQPKPAEQPQQPPQPQPWSLPPQQQMPPPWPPHPWQPPRQYYVPPQAPYQPVPRQTLGEKLGKEGAGSRVLAWVGGAVTLLGVVLLLVLAVQRGWLGPLPRVLVGAAFGLALTGAGVWLHRKPAGRTGAFALAWTGIATLYLDAVAATSLYDFLPVLAGLAVGLAVAAGGLLVAVRWESPLLASVVVVGCVVCAPMITRGFTPELVAFLLMVQLATAPVQLRRDWSSLTLAAGVPPLLASVISSAVAHDGRQNTVAALGAGVIGIALALIVLRRRENDPAALAVLATSVVPALVAALLLPKAQAVPVAAGAGVVLLAVWATRRWWPGIAGQLAGLAGLLAILQATVTQFDGPARAAVLLGEALLLAVAAVGGRNKFALAAALGFATIGGLIGVFFDVTPALLMVYRIRPAADVAGALAVALLLLAVSVALPWAAVRLAVFRGPADDLPIWLVAGVSALYGAAGVVLCGSLLAVPGRTGFLLGHALITVSWTIAALVLLLRGIDVVALRVIGLVLVGAAVLKLVLFDLATLDGLARVGAFLGAGLVLLAAGTRYARLVASR, encoded by the coding sequence GCCTCAACCCCAGCCCTGGTCCCTGCCGCCACAGCAGCAGATGCCGCCGCCGTGGCCCCCGCACCCCTGGCAGCCACCCCGGCAGTACTACGTCCCGCCGCAGGCGCCCTACCAGCCCGTCCCGCGGCAGACACTGGGCGAAAAGCTCGGCAAGGAGGGCGCGGGCAGCCGTGTCCTGGCCTGGGTCGGCGGCGCCGTGACGCTGCTGGGCGTCGTCCTGCTGCTCGTGCTGGCCGTCCAGCGGGGCTGGCTCGGGCCGCTGCCGCGCGTGCTCGTCGGCGCCGCCTTCGGGCTCGCGCTGACCGGGGCCGGCGTCTGGCTGCACCGCAAGCCCGCCGGCCGCACCGGGGCGTTCGCCCTCGCCTGGACCGGCATCGCGACGCTCTACCTGGACGCCGTCGCCGCGACGTCGCTGTACGACTTCCTGCCGGTGCTCGCCGGGCTCGCCGTGGGTCTCGCGGTCGCCGCCGGCGGGCTGCTCGTGGCCGTGCGCTGGGAGTCGCCGCTGCTGGCTTCCGTCGTGGTCGTCGGCTGCGTGGTCTGCGCGCCGATGATCACCCGCGGGTTCACCCCCGAACTCGTCGCCTTCCTGCTGATGGTCCAGCTCGCGACGGCGCCGGTGCAGCTGCGCCGCGACTGGTCGTCGCTGACGCTCGCCGCCGGGGTGCCGCCGCTGTTGGCCTCGGTCATCAGCAGCGCGGTCGCGCACGACGGCCGGCAGAACACCGTCGCGGCGCTCGGTGCGGGCGTCATCGGCATCGCCCTCGCGCTGATCGTGCTGCGCCGCCGCGAAAACGACCCCGCCGCGCTCGCCGTGCTGGCGACGTCCGTCGTCCCGGCGCTGGTCGCCGCGTTGCTCCTGCCCAAGGCCCAGGCCGTGCCGGTCGCGGCCGGTGCCGGTGTCGTCCTCCTGGCCGTCTGGGCGACGCGCCGCTGGTGGCCGGGGATCGCCGGGCAGCTGGCCGGGCTCGCCGGGCTGCTGGCGATCCTGCAGGCGACCGTCACGCAGTTCGACGGTCCCGCTCGTGCCGCGGTGCTGCTCGGCGAGGCACTGCTGCTCGCCGTGGCCGCGGTGGGCGGGCGAAACAAGTTCGCGCTGGCGGCCGCACTCGGCTTCGCGACGATCGGGGGCCTGATCGGCGTGTTCTTCGACGTCACGCCCGCTTTGCTGATGGTGTACCGGATCCGGCCGGCCGCCGACGTCGCCGGCGCGCTCGCGGTCGCCCTGCTGCTCCTCGCGGTTTCGGTCGCGCTGCCGTGGGCGGCCGTGCGGCTGGCGGTCTTCCGCGGACCGGCCGACGACCTGCCGATCTGGCTCGTCGCCGGGGTTTCCGCGCTCTACGGCGCCGCCGGGGTCGTGCTGTGCGGGTCGCTGCTGGCCGTCCCCGGCCGCACCGGCTTCCTCCTCGGCCACGCGCTGATCACGGTCTCCTGGACGATCGCGGCGCTCGTGCTGCTGCTGCGCGGCATCGACGTCGTCGCGCTGCGCGTGATCGGGCTGGTCCTGGTCGGCGCGGCGGTGCTCAAGCTGGTGCTGTTCGACCTGGCGACCCTGGACGGCCTGGCGCGGGTGGGCGCGTTCCTCGGCGCGGGACTGGTCCTGCTCGCGGCCGGGACGCGGTACGCCCGGCTCGTCGCCTCGCGCTGA